The following are encoded together in the Tribolium castaneum strain GA2 chromosome 3, icTriCast1.1, whole genome shotgun sequence genome:
- the grsm gene encoding probable aminopeptidase NPEPL1, giving the protein MSTKLIFRSGLTKTDPQQTPVLIIGQVKHLTQLKFQDIKSKLEPRVSEDVFKVAVSSLHPSPTDSCSLYLNLATVAALPVKCSRHNTPSRAHAITRLVQSCTVGLDESIVIICERNDVYASGCAVARAFPLYSRKTGSNTTEYSTVSVEFVIVPSNSDEIDGTELSAEELKILDDAATGIRLAARIVDTPCNEMNVDHFLQEIREVGDALKIQPTIIRGEELAERGFGGIYGVGKAANVPPALAVLSYTPQGAHSTIAWVGKGIVYDTGGLSIKGKTAMPGMKRDCGGAAGILGAFYAAVKANFTQNLHAVFCLAENAVGPNATKPDDIHTLYSGRTVEINNTDAEGRLVLSDGVAFAQKDLKANVILDMATLTGAQGVATGKYHAAVLTNNEDWENMAMEAGLISGDLVFPIPFCPELHFSEFSSAVADMKNSVADRSNAQSSCAGLFIAAHLGFDYPGVWVHVDMATPVHCGERATGYGVALLTTLFGKYCKQPLLKSIGPDLDVKNENPAKKLRKK; this is encoded by the exons TTCAAGATATTAAGAGTAAGCTTGAGCCGAGGGTTAGTGAAGACGTGTTCAAGGTTGCGGTCTCTAGTCTGCATCCATCACCGACCGACAGCTGCTCCTTGTATCTGAATTTGGCCACGGTAGCCGCCTTGCCCGTCAAATGTAGCAGACATAATACTCCTTCAAGGGCTCATGCAATCACCCGCCTGGTGCAGAGCTGCACCGTGGGGCTCGACGAGAGCATTGTG aTAATTTGCGAACGTAATGATGTGTACGCAAGTGGCTGTGCTGTGGCCCGGGCTTTTCCCCTCTACAGCCGCAAAACGGGCTCCAACACCACCGAATATTCAACAGTTTCGGTTGAATTCGTAATAGTTCCATCCAACTCAG ACGAAATAGATGGAACTGAACTCAGCGCCGAAGAACTGAAAATCCTCGATGATGCCGCGACTGGAATCCGTCTAGCCGCTCGTATCGTCGACACTCCGTGCAATGAAATGAACGTCGACCACTTCCTTCAG GAAATTCGCGAAGTCGGAGACGCTCTAAAAATCCAACCGACAATCATCCGGGGCGAAGAACTGGCCGAAAGGGGCTTCGGGGGTATTTATGGGGTGGGCAAAGCCGCTAATGTTCCCCCAGCACTCGCTGTGTTGAGCTACACCCCTCAGGGGGCTCATTCGACCATTGCGTGGGTCGGTAAAGGCATTGTCTACGATACCGGCGGTTTGAGCATCAAGGGAAAA ACTGCCATGCCGGGCATGAAACGTGACTGTGGCGGCGCTGCTGGGATTCTGGGGGCGTTCTATGCCGCAGTTAAGGCCAACTTTACCCAGAATTTACACGCCGTGTTTTGTTTGGCCGAAAATGCCGTAGGGCCCAATGCCACAAA ACCCGACGATATTCACACCCTTTACTCAGGCCGCACTGTAGAAATCAACAATACCGACGCAGAAGGACGCCTTGTCCTCTCAGACGGCGTTGCCTTCGCTCAGAAAGATTTAAAAGCCAACGTAATTTTAGACATGGCAACGTTGACTGGAGCTCAG ggtGTCGCCACTGGTAAATACCACGCAGCTGTGCTCACAAATAACGAAGATTGGGAAAACATGGCAATGGAGGCCGGCTTAATTTCGGGCGACTTGGTTTTCCCGATACCGTTCTGTCCCGAGCTACACTTTTCCGAATTTTCTTCGGCCGTTGCCGATATGAAAAATTCAGTGGCTGATCGCAGCAATGCTCAGTCGAGTTGTGCGGGGCTTTTCATCGCAGCCCACTTAGGATTTGATTATCCCGGAGTGTGGGTTCATGTTGATATGGCAACGCCGGTGCATTGT GGTGAAAGAGCCACCGGGTATGGGGTGGCTCTCCTGACCACACTGTTCGGTAAGTACTGTAAACAACCGTTACTTAAGTCCATCGGACCCGATTTGGACGTGAAAAACGAAAATCCGGCGAAAAAATTGAGGAAGAAGTAA